A region of the Pelecanus crispus isolate bPelCri1 chromosome 1, bPelCri1.pri, whole genome shotgun sequence genome:
GCAACTCTCATTTCTCAGGGGTACTTGTGgccataaaaattaaaacactgcCTGTAGTGCCAGTCCTGCAGTGAGTTTTTAACTTGCAGGATGTGTCTCCACAAgccttttccccttctcatGAAAGAGCAAGGAGAACAAATGTCACCTGGGCTCCTATGTCCTTCTTTGCCCCTGGAGTTTTTTAGTCACTCTTGATTTGTTCCAGGTCTCCTTTGTTAATAGCATGGGTGCCTGTGTGAGTAGGTAATAgtaatagggggaaaaaaagacaatagtggtaataataataagggGTAGTAGTTTAATAATCAATAGTCCAAGGGTCAGAGGACTCTTGGCAATCTGTCATGCTGAATCTGGCCAAATCTCCTTCACCAGCATATCTGCCAGCAGATGTGTGTGTCTGCTCTGCAGAAGGGAATTTCCAACTAATACTACCTGCCACTCCTTTGTATTGCTAATGCTTAGTTCAAACCCAGCTAGCTCTGACACCTACCTTAATCGAGACgcttgctgcttctgcctgtCATTCTAAtgttgacaaaaaaaaaaaaaaagtggaaagtaGCTTTATATGCATGTGTTCTTAAGGTAAGGAAGAGACTGTGGAACACTGGTATAATAAAAATGAGGTGCTGGGAGACATGCAGTAAGAAAGGAACTGAGATTTATGAAAAATTGCTGAGACTTAGAAGGCTCAGACTGATGTTTGGGTATCTCATATCCGCTAATGTGTGCTGCAAGCTTCATGTGCAGGAGTGCTTGTTGAGAGCTATCCTGAGGTTTGTGtttcatcttccattgacacGTTTACATGTAGTCAATGTGTGTGAACATGCTGCTCGCAATTCAAGAGTTTCAATTTCTGCGTGCGATAAATTTCCGGCAAGTCACTTTAGGCTGCTGggttctgctttttatttggcTTATGGTCACTATGTTGTTTCATATGCTTTGAATCAGAGAAATGAGTGCTCAGACTGAAGTGTTTGCTATTTGTGGCTTTTAAAGCACTTGAAGCGAGCTGCCATTGATAGGCAGGACTATTGTGGCCTCGTTTCCTGAAATGTAGTACTTAGAgcttttaacataatttttcttcctcattcccAGTGTACTTGTTGCTTTTCTCAGTGTTCTGCCATCTGAAGGAGAAACAGGTTGTGTAACGTCCACGTTGAAATTATACTCGCATGGAGTTGTCTGGCAATGAAGAGGCAAGAGATAATTGAATAATCTAATGCTTCTTTGCTATGTCAGAACAAATTAATAACTTCAGGGACTTCTAGTTGCACTGGACtgttatttctggttttgtgtttggttgaAATTGTCAGAGATGAACAATTTAAAACATGGATTGTACAAGTCCTATTTGTTTAGAAAATTAGTCAAAGAAATCAACATATGAATACTCGTCTGTCCACTTTGTTTTGGCTATGTTGTGTGTTTCAGCAGGTGTCAACTAAAACCCAgatgttttatactttttaGTAGTACAGATGTGTGGTAGCATTTCCAGAGCATGAATTCTGTTATCCACTACCCACTGTGAAGAGGCAGATGCCATTGTGTTCCTCTTCCCTGAATTACTGAACACTTTCTGAAATCCTCAGTGGGTCCCCTcgcagggaggggagagcgaATGTATGTTCTGTGGTCATCTGTTGTGGAACTTAAGTGACAAAGTAACTGTTATTGGAGATGCTGTCACAGAGCAGAAGTTCTGCTTCAGTGATTAACTCTTACTTCAGAATGAAAGCTTTTAATTTCCTGGGTTACAGATTTGAGGCTTTTAAGGAGGTAACTTCGTAATGTATTTCATCATCAGTCACTAAACTGTACTTGCCATTCCATCTCACTCCTTTAATATAGTAAAATGATAATGCAGAAATGCAATTTGGGGAAGAATTTAAGATGATTGTATTACAGTTCCCTAATGAGGCAgtggtggggggaggggaacAGAAGAGTAtggaaatcactgaaaaaatagATCAGGAATTTGCATtctttgctgctctgctttATGGAAACATGAATGTACTCTGAATCTACCCATTTCTAGAGATGATGGCTAGTAGTAATACTGTCTTTCCTTATGCAAAGCTGACCAAACTTAAGGATTATGCTGTAATATATTTCACTTGTCAAATGACCTTTTTAAAGCGATTTAGAATGGCTAGTTTTACACATGGAAATCTGAAAGGAACCTTTGGAAGGGGATAGCATCTGTGGCAAGTCAACCAGTATTCACAGAGATCAGTATCATTTAGGAAATAATATTAATTCAACATAGTAGCAGAGAATTAGTTGCTCAGATATATTTACTGtggtcaaaaaaaaagaggtgttaCAAACCTGTTAGAACTACCTTTGAAAAGATGTACATGGTTTGGTAAGAAACATTGCACCTGAATCTCTTTTGTACCTCAGATtgatgtttcttgtttttttttctggaatggAGGTATTGCCATGCAAAGTAATACCATGAATGGCAGGAAGTTAAATAATCCTGCCTAATTTGTAACTGTGTGTTTGTTATTAACAATTGTGAAGGTCTTTTCTTAGAGGCTTTTGTCTGTAATTTAGTATGTCAGgtgctttctctttctgaatgatttttttttttaaatacctgctcAAGAGCCCTTTGTTTTGACATCAGGAAAAGAATCCAAAGACTTGATGCAGAGCAAAATTTTAGTAAGGTAGAAGGATAGCTGTTGCAGTCTGATCTACTGCAGAAAAGCGCTAGAGCTTCTCTACTATATGGAAACGTGCAAGTTAGATAATAACTTGAGCTAGCATAGAAGTACAAGTTAGagcataaataataatttttaattttatttcatctgagGCTACAATACTACGGATGCACCAAACCAATCTATCGTCTTCACACTGGCCactcttcttgggctttgcatCTGTTGTGGCTGTGGTAACATCTGTGACTGTCTAGCTATGATGGGCAGCAACCTACACACATCAAATGACTGAAAATCTGAGCTTGGTACCCAGGAAGGTGGACAAAACAGTGGACATACAAATGCCAAACCTGCTTCTGTAACAAGCAGAAGGAGCTTTTCACTTCCTGATTGCCATGTATGCGTCTATACACTTGACGAGGGAAGCCTATGTATGTTGTAAAAAAGGGGGAATCTTGCTTCAGGCCTTTTGAGTAAGTCTGTTTGGGTCACTGTATAGATTCTTTTTCAGGGTTGAATTAAGGAAAATTTGTTGTTTGGAAACATGTTTTGCTTAGAGGCATGCAGATAAGGATTGCACGTTTTTTTTGAGGAGTAAGACAAGCAGAAAGGGCAAACTGATCTAAAAACTCATTGAGCTTTTTGGAAAGGATTCATTTGTTTACCCTGTGTAGATAGAACAGCCCTTATACATCAAGACTTAACTTGATTTAACCCAAGATTTCACAATAATTCTGTCCATCCTGGCAGATTTCATCACTGTTCCATGCCCTCATTTTACCAATGAGGGAGTAGTGGTAGGGTGATTTTCTAATAACTTGAAAAACCTGCtgctgaaaatttttatttatttagctttgTATGGACTTGAATTATACAAAAAACTTGTATGGTTTGAAAGATACAATTGCCTGTTGGACATGATGCCAGGTGAACAGTACACGACTTTGCATTGTGTTCAGTAACATACTGCACAGGATCTCTTCAGCGGTGACAAGTGTGACTAATGACATGATTTCTCTACAGGAAGAGTATACGATGGATTTGAATATAAACCAATATATAATAGAACACTTACAGTGAAAACTACATgagaagtgtttttaaaacaaaaatatatttttataggtCTAACAAGAAGCCTAAGCATAACTTCAGTGGACCAAACAATGTTTGAAAAAGCACAAGGAGAGAAAGTTACGTTGCCGTGTACTTTTGTACTCTCAGCAGAAGATGAAGGCCCACTAGATATTGAGTGGGTATTGATACCAGCAGATAATCGAAAGAAGGAACAAATAGTAAGTACAGACTTTTTTGGACAGTGTTAATTCAACTGTTTGAGTAGGTCAATGTATGAACTTTGTTACTGACTTTTTAAACTTCCACCTTTTCGGGTTGGGATGCTTGCGATCTTAAATTACTTTGAAGCACTAGTCATATGAAATACAGTGGAAGTTTTGGAATAGCAGATTAAGTGTGAAGTGTGAAGAAACTATAAACTTGTTTTCTAAAGGAGAACTCCAAAAATCCTtcagttacagaaaataaactgtgcTGTTGTACTTGCATTATTTTCCTGATTGAAAATTGATTTATGggaatttggttttaaatattttaacttttttcgTTAGTTATtaattctcttctttctttgggAGCCTTAGCCAAAAGGTGGCTCCTCTTAGTAGAGAGGTGTGACAGAATGAAGATTAGAGCAATTTagacagttttctttcagttagAAGTCAATGCTGACATGCTGCTACTTGGACAGGTGTTTGGTTGGAGTGTTCATTAGGGTCCTGTGTGTGATATTTTGAAGATTGAGATATTTGGCTATGTCATGCCTCTGGGATTATTGAAAAcagtagaaagaaaatgtcaagaATCTGAAGATACCGaattattttgaatgtttaaaTGCCAAGTGGATTTCTGAATCGTATTTCTTTTTTGATAGATAATTATGTATGCTGTAGACAGgatttataataattattatgcTGCTATGACTGGGCGGATGCAGTTTACTAATCCTGATCCCATATCTGGTGACGGTTCATTGGATATCCTGAATTTAAAGGCAGCAGACACTGGCACATACCAGTGCAAAGTGAAGAAGGCTCCTGGAGTTCAAAGCCAAAAAATACAGTTGACTGTACTTGGTAAgataatgtttttcttgaattttcagTGACATTTCTTATGTGTTTATTCCATCCTATATTTGATATATAAGATGAAAACTTCTGTCGGGCAAGGTTGTACTGAATCTATGATGATGCATCCATTATTGAGACTTTGTGGGGGGTGGTTGTCATTCTGTTCGGGGGGGATGAAGGGAATAATATTCAGAATaatgagcatttaaaaaaattctacatGTGGCTTGTATTTCATAGAAAGTCTTCCCATGCACAGAAATGGTTTGTTGCACAAGCTTTGTCTTTAGCAAAATGACCTACTAGAACACAACTAGCAAGCATTTTTATTGTGActgtttgtcgtggtttagccccagccagcaactaagcaccatgcagctgctcgctcactccccctaccccgatgggatggggagagaattggaggagtaagagtgagaaacactcctgggttgagataagaacagtttaataattgaaataaagtaaaatggtaatgataataataacaatataataataatatacaaagcaagtgatgcacaatgcaatcactcaccacctgccgaccgatacccagacagttcccgagcagcgatcgctgccccccagccaaccccctccccagtttctatactgagcatgatgtcacatggtatggaatagccctttggtcagtttggatcaactcttctggctgtgccccctcccagtttcttgtgcccctggcagagcatgggaagctgaaaatgtccttgcctagcataagcagtacttggcaacaactagaaacatcagtgtgttatcaacattcttctcctactaaatccaaaacacagcactatgcctgctactaggaagaaaattaactctatcacagccgaaaccaggacactattATTAATCCAGTAATACTTTGTTTATTAGTAAAGCCAGCAAGAACTAAATGTTCCATTGAAGGATCACAGGAGATTGGAAGAGACATTACCTTGAAATGTGCATCACAAGAAGGATCCCCACTTTTGTCTTATGACTGGAGAAGAGTATCTGGCACACGGGAACTTCCTGCTACTTCCATGCTGAGTACTGTCAAACTTAATCTTTATTATTCTGAAATACTTAAGCAAGATTGCATTCATATTTTTGGCTTATCTTGACTTGCAAGCATCTCATGCTTAATTTTAGTACAGACCAATCAAGATAAGTGTCACTTCTACCGTCTCACTGGATAGTAAAACTGTCTTTGAAACaagttgggtttttgtttgggtgtttttgtgggttggtgttttgggtttttttttattcatggtGGTAAATGTTTCAAGCTTTAAGTTGAGTTTCTTACCGTTAGGCTGCAGAATCATGCTTATCTGTGCGTGAGTGTTATGAGTTCTCTTGCTTGGTGGTGTTGGCTGCTTTTGTGCTCAGGTGGACAGTGGGGAAGAGTCAGAACAGAGTCTGGACCAGTGGTTAGATCTGCCTTCAGGGAAGTGGAGATAAAAAGCTTGAATTGTATTAGAGATTGAACTGAGGTCTTCACTTTCTGATCAAGTGACAGAACTTCTTCCTTAAAGAGGGGTACAAGTCTTTAGAAGAAAAGCTGTCCAGAGTAAAGGAGAAGGCTTACCTCTTACTACAAGAGCTGACATCCAGGAAAGAGTTATATGTTATGAATTTTGCCTGATGGATCCCAAATTATTGTAGTGGTGGTACTGGAATTTTATTGTGGGAACATAAGTGTAGAAGGTTGCTTTGTGAAAGTTattccagaatatttttttttttaatactgctcAGTACCAATTCTTTTTGATCTTCTTTGtagttaatgaaaatgttaaacctTGAGGTGATGCATTTTCCTTGTGGATGAAGCAGTTTAAGAATCTGCATATTTTAACTCTGATTGTGCAGGACATGGAGGACAAAGTGTATCATGTGTCTAAAAGCAGCTAAAGTGAATGCCTAGGGGAGAGGGAGTTAAGAACTTGTGTGGTTCTTCCTCATAGGGATCTCCTGTCCTCCCTTAACTTACGCCTTAGGAAATTCAGATGTGGTTTCAGTTTAattgatttaaaacaaacaaaaactgacTTCTGTGAACTTTGCCAGTCTCCTTTAAACTTTTGTTGTCTGTTAGAATCTGTACTATCTTAGAACACAGATCTCTAAAAATCAGCTACATGTGAAGAACCTCGTAATGTTCTTCATTTTGATCTTACCTCCTGGTAGTGCTGTTTGATATCTCTTACTTATTGTTTTAACAGTGAAGAGCTGATCACGAATGTCCTTCTCTGAACCACTTAAGATCATAAGCTTCTGTTCTTATTCCCCTTCTTTCTCCACATCCCAGATTTGTCCCATGgtaacaaaaaaatcaacagtaTCAGTGCTGGACAAGACTGAGGAAGTATGCAGAAATGGCATGTAACTCGATAAAACAGTGCTTGCTTTGAGCTTGTGAATATAGGTTTGGGGACACTGAACTTGTTCTGAAGAACTTAGATACTACCTAACTTCTTGTTCAGCAGGAAGAGCAAAGTATTTGTGTGGCTCCTGTGATGTAGTCTCTTGCAGTGCTGATGGCAAATCTGTTAGCAATTCAAGCATGCAAACCATCTGAAGTTCATATAGTAGAATTTCACAAAGGTAGCGGTCAATGGTTTTGAAAGCCCTGGGGAAatgctctttttgttttcactgattCATTTCTCCTACTCTGCCAGCATAGCTGGACTTAACTGGTCACCCATTGGAGTGCAGTGTTAGGTTAGATGCATCTCATGTTGAATATGGGTTCTGCAGGCATCTGAGCTGGTTATGTAGAATTGTTTTAGGCAGAGAGACGAGAGGGAGGTACTTCTGGGATGCAGTTaatcttttgtattttagaatTCTACGTTAAGATGAGAGAATTTGCCACTTGAAGCATCTGTTCCTTTCCGTTGACAGAGCAATTAGTCTATAGGCTTAATATTAAGTCAAACACTGAGGAATAAATTTCTAACAGGGTAAGAGGCTTTTACAAATAATAGCATTTTGCAGTGCGATagacttctgcttttatttgggtatttttaatacagcatttttttagTTAAGATTTCATCTATGTGCTGGATTAATAAACCTTTAGCATTGAATAGGAATTAAACTTCGGAAAATGGTAAAGCTTTACCTTTTGTTGTTTGTAGATAAAAATACAGGGGAACTTCTCTTGAAAAATGCCTCTCAAGACTATTCTGGTACATACAATTGTGTTGCCTCAAACAGAGTTGGCACGGATGAATGTTCTGTTGAGCTGAATGTCACCCCTCGTAAGTGTTTGCTGTGTAATGGTCACATAGTGTTTTTGTGTTAAAACTGAATAATCTCATTTCTCTAAACTCCTAAAAGgttaaaaaaccaaccctgtTGTGTAACTGATAGTAGCCACTTCAAGTCTTTACTTCccaaaatgttgctttttatgCAGAAAGCTGTAACTCTTCTTATTGTTTTAAATGATCATGTGGAAGCATACTGTTTTTAATGTTGAGTTGAGAGAAAAGTAGTTGGACATTTAAGTTTGACACTTAACAAACTGTATTGTTACTTATCTATCCTAGCTATAAATACAGCTGGTATAATTGCTGGAGCTATTATAGGAACTCTGCTGGGTCTTTCTGTACTGGCTTTTCTCATCTTCAGTTGCTGTAAGAAACACAGGGAGAAGAAATATGAGAAAGAAGTACATCATGAGATCAGGTAACAATGTATTTCTAATATCTGAGCAGTATTATttgaaattaacttttaaatgtgtatttctgcaAGTAAGATACTTAGTTGAGATTTCTGTCTTAATCTGGAAAGCTTATTAACATACTAACAGCTTGTCAGacaactttttgttttgaatatggTGCAGATAGTCATGTCTAATTTCAGTAAAGATTTTAAAGGCAATGaacacttgaatttttttttttaattaaagtaatatGTGAGCCTCTTTTGGCTACTGTGTCAcaatagaaagaaacaaactgaaaatttgttttgtaaGCTCCCACATGGTAACAGTGACTGAACTCTTGTTCTG
Encoded here:
- the CXADR gene encoding coxsackievirus and adenovirus receptor — its product is MFEKAQGEKVTLPCTFVLSAEDEGPLDIEWVLIPADNRKKEQIIIMYAVDRIYNNYYAAMTGRMQFTNPDPISGDGSLDILNLKAADTGTYQCKVKKAPGVQSQKIQLTVLVKPARTKCSIEGSQEIGRDITLKCASQEGSPLLSYDWRRVSGTRELPATSMLNKNTGELLLKNASQDYSGTYNCVASNRVGTDECSVELNVTPPINTAGIIAGAIIGTLLGLSVLAFLIFSCCKKHREKKYEKEVHHEIREDVLPPKSRSSTARSYIGSNRSSLGSMSPSNMEGYTKTPYSQVPSEDFERTPGQNPTFAPSKVAAPNLSRMGAVPVMIPAQSKDGSIV